From Pseudonocardia autotrophica, one genomic window encodes:
- a CDS encoding sensor histidine kinase: MTAGRAARRALHVLLGAVVLLPYAGLAWLLAGIVASGVGPVAVTLLVGPAVLVGAGVLVLPGVRELATAAARTLLDPAPGELPEPAPAPGAGGRVRAAGWLLFCVVCGTLGAATVLLVIPQSVGLLSAPWQPLPGLPTGADAWWTPVAGLALLPVAVVVPVLLGGLQARLAPRMLGPTPAERLAAELLRTRERADRQAGRARLARELHDSVGHALTVTTLQAGAAATVLDSDPAFVRRALESIAETGRAALDDLDHVLGVLRDDEGGGPASSAPVRDLDALDGLLAGARTAGMDLSAEVDSVAGIPATVSRELYRLAQEALTNALRHADPGPVELCLRRGPDGVELRVVNPAGGQGPGTRQGRGLAGAAERVALLGGTLSAAPHGGRWVLRASLPVQGGAR; the protein is encoded by the coding sequence GTGACAGCAGGACGGGCCGCGCGGCGGGCACTGCACGTCCTGCTGGGCGCGGTGGTACTGCTGCCCTACGCCGGACTGGCCTGGCTGCTGGCCGGCATCGTGGCCTCCGGCGTGGGCCCGGTCGCGGTGACCCTGCTGGTGGGACCGGCCGTGCTGGTGGGCGCCGGGGTGCTGGTGCTGCCCGGGGTCCGTGAGCTGGCGACCGCCGCCGCCCGCACGCTGCTCGACCCGGCACCGGGCGAGCTGCCGGAGCCCGCTCCCGCACCCGGCGCCGGCGGACGGGTCCGGGCCGCCGGGTGGCTGCTGTTCTGCGTCGTCTGCGGGACGCTCGGCGCCGCGACGGTGCTGCTGGTGATCCCGCAGTCGGTCGGCCTGCTGAGCGCTCCCTGGCAGCCGCTGCCGGGGCTGCCGACCGGGGCCGACGCCTGGTGGACCCCGGTCGCCGGTCTGGCCCTGCTGCCGGTGGCCGTCGTCGTCCCGGTGCTGCTGGGCGGCCTGCAGGCTCGGCTCGCGCCGCGCATGCTCGGCCCCACCCCCGCCGAGCGGCTCGCCGCCGAGCTGCTGCGCACCCGGGAGCGCGCCGACCGGCAGGCCGGGCGGGCCCGGCTGGCCCGCGAGCTGCACGATTCGGTCGGGCACGCGCTGACCGTGACCACGCTGCAGGCCGGTGCGGCGGCGACCGTGCTCGACTCCGATCCGGCGTTCGTCCGGCGGGCGCTGGAGAGCATCGCCGAGACCGGCCGCGCCGCGCTCGACGATCTCGATCACGTACTCGGCGTGCTCCGGGACGACGAGGGCGGCGGGCCCGCGTCGTCCGCCCCGGTGCGCGACCTGGACGCGCTCGACGGTCTGCTGGCCGGAGCCCGCACCGCGGGCATGGACCTGTCCGCCGAGGTGGACAGCGTCGCGGGCATCCCGGCGACGGTCTCCCGGGAGCTCTACCGGCTGGCCCAGGAGGCCCTGACGAACGCCCTGCGGCACGCCGATCCGGGACCGGTCGAGCTGTGCCTGCGCCGCGGCCCGGACGGTGTGGAACTGCGGGTGGTCAATCCGGCGGGCGGCCAGGGACCGGGCACACGGCAGGGCCGGGGACTCGCCGGTGCGGCCGAACGGGTGGCGCTGCTCGGTGGCACGCTGAGCGCCGCCCCGCACGGCGGACGCTGGGTGCTGCGGGCGAGCCTGCCGGTGCAGGGGGGTGCCCGATGA
- a CDS encoding GntR family transcriptional regulator → MTGDDVVPGAGEQAADRVHATLRAEILDGLRPAGAWLREEEIAAAQGTSRTPVREAIRRLAADGLAEIAPRRGAVVVGWDADDLDELFDLRVVLEGHAAARAAVSGRADLDRLHELCDLMEALRTPPDYPAITRLNLEFHREVHRAGGRRVLPELVARVVEAPLVQSTIRRYTPARLDRSFAQHRDLVAAIEAGDADWARAVMTAHLRAAREVVRDAVTAESRPS, encoded by the coding sequence GTGACCGGGGACGACGTCGTCCCGGGCGCCGGAGAACAGGCGGCGGACCGGGTGCACGCCACCCTCCGGGCGGAGATCCTGGACGGGCTCCGCCCGGCGGGCGCCTGGTTGCGCGAGGAGGAGATCGCCGCCGCTCAGGGCACCAGCCGGACCCCGGTGCGGGAGGCGATCCGCAGGCTCGCCGCCGACGGGCTCGCCGAGATCGCGCCACGGCGCGGTGCCGTCGTCGTCGGCTGGGACGCCGACGATCTCGACGAGCTCTTCGACCTGCGGGTCGTACTGGAGGGGCACGCCGCCGCCCGCGCCGCCGTCTCCGGGCGTGCCGATCTCGACCGGCTGCACGAGCTCTGCGACCTCATGGAGGCGCTGCGGACCCCACCGGACTATCCCGCGATCACCCGGTTGAACCTGGAGTTCCACCGGGAGGTGCACCGCGCGGGTGGACGGCGGGTGCTGCCGGAGCTCGTCGCCCGTGTCGTCGAGGCTCCGCTCGTGCAGAGCACCATCCGGCGCTACACCCCCGCCCGGCTCGACCGCAGCTTCGCACAGCACCGGGATCTCGTCGCCGCGATCGAGGCCGGCGACGCCGACTGGGCCCGCGCCGTCATGACCGCCCACCTGCGGGCCGCCCGGGAGGTCGTCCGGGACGCGGTCACCGCCGAGTCCCGGCCGTCCTGA
- a CDS encoding sodium:solute symporter family protein — protein sequence MNDLIFAGPSGVAILCAYAVIMLVIGWYAGRSGGTGTARGYFTAGGGLGMVTLFFTLYATQYSGNSVVGYPPQAYREGFLWWQSVPFMIAVIAVYLLFAPRLYVLAKQKGFVTPTDFVRDRFGSTRLSLLTIALMLWGLGNYVLEQLVAMGHGIAGLTGETIPYEIGVVGFIVVMLAYSWTGGMRAIAMTDVMQGTAMLVGIGALLAGAVYLTGGLGTLTTYLTETSPELVGVPETSDAINWFAMIVMIGFGAAVYPHAIQRVYSARSERTLKRSLAFMAWMPLVTTGVVFVVGIAGIQLFPGLDTAASEQLVGLIANEVAATNVLFYLLMILLFGGIVCAIVSTADSAVLAFSSVVSSDLYGRYIAPEASDKRKVLVGKLVGVAMVFALLAIAWNPPGTLFSIFVLKFELIVQLAPVFILGLYWKRMSAGPTFWGMLTGAVVAGGTTLIGWGPFYGVPAGLVGLAANVTICVIGSLLLTRGRSRDDVTATA from the coding sequence ATGAACGACCTGATCTTCGCGGGCCCCAGCGGCGTCGCGATCCTCTGCGCCTACGCCGTCATCATGCTGGTGATCGGCTGGTATGCCGGGCGCAGCGGCGGCACCGGCACCGCACGCGGCTACTTCACCGCGGGCGGCGGCCTCGGCATGGTGACGCTGTTCTTCACCCTCTACGCCACGCAGTACAGCGGGAACTCGGTGGTGGGCTACCCGCCGCAGGCCTACCGCGAGGGCTTCCTCTGGTGGCAGTCGGTGCCGTTCATGATCGCGGTCATCGCGGTGTACCTGCTGTTCGCGCCCCGGCTCTACGTCCTCGCCAAGCAGAAGGGCTTCGTCACCCCGACCGACTTCGTGCGGGACCGCTTCGGCAGCACCCGGCTCAGCCTGCTGACGATCGCGCTGATGCTCTGGGGCCTGGGCAACTACGTCCTCGAACAGCTCGTCGCGATGGGGCACGGCATCGCCGGGCTGACCGGGGAGACGATCCCCTACGAGATCGGCGTCGTCGGGTTCATCGTCGTCATGCTGGCCTACTCGTGGACCGGCGGGATGCGCGCGATCGCGATGACCGACGTCATGCAGGGCACCGCGATGCTCGTCGGCATCGGTGCGCTGCTGGCCGGTGCGGTCTACCTGACCGGCGGGCTCGGGACGCTCACGACCTACCTGACCGAGACCTCGCCGGAGCTGGTCGGCGTGCCGGAGACCTCGGACGCGATCAACTGGTTCGCGATGATCGTCATGATCGGCTTCGGCGCCGCCGTGTACCCGCACGCCATCCAGCGGGTGTACTCCGCCCGCAGCGAGCGCACGCTCAAGCGCTCGCTCGCGTTCATGGCGTGGATGCCGCTGGTCACCACCGGTGTGGTCTTCGTCGTCGGCATCGCGGGCATCCAGCTGTTCCCCGGGCTGGACACCGCGGCCTCCGAGCAGCTCGTCGGCCTCATCGCCAACGAGGTCGCCGCCACCAACGTGCTGTTCTACCTGCTGATGATCCTGCTGTTCGGCGGCATCGTCTGCGCGATCGTGTCCACCGCCGACTCCGCGGTGCTGGCGTTCTCCTCGGTCGTGTCGAGTGACCTCTACGGCCGCTACATCGCCCCCGAGGCCTCCGACAAGCGCAAGGTGCTGGTCGGCAAGCTGGTCGGCGTCGCGATGGTGTTCGCCCTGCTGGCGATCGCCTGGAACCCGCCGGGAACGCTGTTCAGCATCTTCGTGCTGAAGTTCGAGCTGATCGTGCAGCTCGCGCCGGTGTTCATCCTCGGGCTGTACTGGAAGCGGATGTCGGCCGGACCGACGTTCTGGGGGATGCTCACGGGCGCCGTCGTCGCCGGTGGCACGACGCTGATCGGCTGGGGTCCGTTCTACGGCGTTCCGGCCGGGCTCGTCGGGCTGGCCGCGAACGTCACCATCTGCGTGATCGGTTCGCTGCTGCTCACCCGCGGCCGCAGCCGTGACGACGTGACCGCGACCGCCTGA
- a CDS encoding oxygenase MpaB family protein, with translation MVDLTPRLPGAVTDRLAILRSRAGSAVFSRVAGDEGSDRRARILGADGPRWFAEDAPIRRVHGDASMFVGGLRALLLQSLHPLAMAGVAGHSGFRGDPWGRLQRTSYFLAATTFGPADEAQRVIERIKRAHASVQGVAPDGRHYSASDPHLLRWVHIAEIDSFLAAHDRYGKEPLDADGRDGYVADTARVARALGVPDPPESAAELAEQIDRYRPELAGTPEARDAARFLLLQPPLPLSARVPYGVLAAASVGLLPRWARLPLRLPWLPVTEATVVRAGGTLITAGIRWVTTG, from the coding sequence ATGGTCGATCTCACCCCCCGGCTCCCCGGCGCCGTCACCGACCGGCTCGCGATCCTGCGGTCGCGGGCCGGTTCGGCGGTCTTCTCCCGGGTCGCCGGGGACGAGGGATCCGATCGGCGGGCCCGGATCCTCGGCGCCGACGGGCCGCGCTGGTTCGCCGAGGACGCCCCGATCCGCCGGGTGCACGGCGACGCGTCGATGTTCGTCGGCGGGCTCCGGGCGCTGCTGCTGCAATCCCTGCATCCGCTCGCGATGGCCGGTGTCGCCGGGCACTCCGGGTTCCGCGGCGACCCGTGGGGACGCCTGCAGCGCACCTCCTACTTCCTCGCCGCCACCACGTTCGGCCCGGCCGACGAGGCGCAGCGGGTGATCGAGCGGATCAAGCGGGCGCACGCCTCGGTGCAGGGCGTCGCGCCGGACGGGCGCCACTACTCCGCGTCCGACCCGCACCTGCTGCGCTGGGTGCACATCGCCGAGATCGACAGCTTCCTCGCCGCGCACGACCGCTACGGCAAGGAACCGCTGGACGCCGACGGCCGGGACGGCTACGTCGCCGACACCGCGCGGGTCGCCCGGGCGCTCGGTGTCCCGGACCCGCCGGAGAGCGCCGCCGAGCTGGCCGAGCAGATCGACCGCTACCGACCGGAGCTGGCGGGTACCCCCGAGGCCCGGGACGCGGCCCGGTTCCTGCTGCTCCAGCCGCCGCTGCCGTTGTCGGCGCGGGTGCCCTACGGGGTGCTGGCCGCCGCGTCGGTCGGGCTGCTGCCGCGCTGGGCCCGGCTGCCGCTGCGGCTGCCATGGCTGCCGGTCACCGAGGCCACCGTGGTCCGGGCCGGCGGGACGCTGATCACCGCCGGGATCCGCTGGGTGACCACCGGCTGA
- the hisI gene encoding phosphoribosyl-AMP cyclohydrolase, with protein MSTASVRVTDSELDPAIAARLKRDADGLVCAVVQSRAGEVLMVGWMDDEALHRTLTTGRGTYWSRSRQEYWVKGDTSGHVQHVHEVRLDCDGDALLVVVDQEGPACHTGTRTCFDTDVLLAGE; from the coding sequence GTGAGCACAGCGAGCGTCCGGGTCACCGACTCGGAACTGGACCCGGCGATCGCGGCCCGGCTCAAGCGGGACGCCGACGGCCTGGTGTGCGCGGTCGTCCAGTCCCGGGCCGGTGAGGTGCTGATGGTCGGCTGGATGGACGACGAGGCGTTGCACCGCACCCTGACCACCGGCCGCGGCACCTACTGGTCGCGGTCCCGGCAGGAGTACTGGGTCAAGGGCGACACCTCGGGGCACGTCCAGCACGTGCACGAGGTCCGGCTGGACTGCGACGGCGATGCGCTGCTGGTCGTCGTCGACCAGGAGGGTCCGGCCTGCCACACCGGGACCCGGACCTGCTTCGACACCGACGTCCTGCTCGCCGGGGAGTGA
- the hisF gene encoding imidazole glycerol phosphate synthase subunit HisF, producing MGVAVRVIPCLDVDAGRVVKGVNFKELRDAGDPVEMARVYDAEGADELTFLDVTASSAGRGTMMDVVRRTAEQVFIPLTVGGGIRTPDDVDRMLRAGADKVGVNTAAIARPELLHEMSRRFGSQCIVLSVDARRVPDGERPQPSGYEVTTHGGRRSAGVDAVEWAARGQELGVGEILLNSMDADGTRAGFDLEMIEAVRKVVDVPVIASGGAGTVDHFTPAVRAGADAVLAASVFHFGTLRIGEVKDAMRTGGVEVR from the coding sequence ATGGGCGTCGCGGTCCGCGTCATCCCGTGCCTGGACGTCGATGCCGGGCGCGTGGTGAAGGGCGTCAACTTCAAGGAGCTGCGCGACGCCGGCGACCCGGTCGAGATGGCCAGGGTGTACGACGCCGAGGGCGCCGACGAGCTGACCTTCCTCGACGTCACCGCGTCCTCCGCGGGACGCGGGACGATGATGGACGTGGTCCGCCGGACCGCCGAGCAGGTGTTCATCCCGCTGACCGTCGGTGGCGGCATCCGCACCCCCGACGACGTCGACCGGATGCTGCGCGCAGGCGCGGACAAGGTCGGCGTGAACACCGCCGCGATCGCGCGTCCCGAGCTGCTGCACGAGATGTCGCGCCGGTTCGGCTCGCAGTGCATCGTGCTCTCGGTCGACGCCCGGCGGGTGCCCGACGGCGAGCGGCCGCAGCCCTCGGGCTACGAGGTGACCACGCACGGCGGGCGCCGCTCGGCCGGGGTGGACGCGGTGGAGTGGGCGGCCCGCGGCCAGGAGCTGGGGGTCGGCGAGATCCTGCTCAACTCGATGGACGCCGACGGCACCCGGGCCGGTTTCGATCTGGAGATGATCGAGGCCGTCCGTAAGGTGGTGGACGTGCCGGTGATCGCCTCCGGCGGCGCCGGGACCGTGGACCACTTCACCCCGGCGGTGCGGGCCGGCGCGGACGCGGTGCTCGCGGCGAGCGTCTTCCACTTCGGGACCTTGCGGATCGGCGAGGTGAAGGACGCGATGCGGACCGGCGGAGTGGAGGTTCGGTGA
- the priA gene encoding bifunctional 1-(5-phosphoribosyl)-5-((5-phosphoribosylamino)methylideneamino)imidazole-4-carboxamide isomerase/phosphoribosylanthranilate isomerase PriA, translating to MSFTLLPAVDVADGAAVRLVQGEAGTETGYGEPLEAALTWQRDGAEWIHLVDLDAAFGRGSNAALLAEVVGRLDVKVELSGGIRDDESLDRALSTGAARLNLGTAALEQPQWCAKVLAEHGERIAIGLDVKMIDGRRRVASRGWTADGGDLWETLARLDGDGAARYVVTDVSKDGTLTGPNVELLTEVANATSAPVVASGGISEVSDLVRLAEVAASGVNIEGSIIGKALYAGRFTLPEALDAVRKVG from the coding sequence GTGAGTTTCACGTTGCTTCCCGCGGTGGACGTGGCCGACGGCGCAGCCGTCCGGCTGGTACAGGGCGAGGCCGGTACCGAGACCGGCTACGGCGAGCCCTTGGAGGCCGCGCTGACCTGGCAGCGCGACGGCGCCGAGTGGATCCATCTGGTGGACCTGGACGCCGCGTTCGGCCGCGGCTCGAACGCCGCGCTGCTGGCCGAGGTGGTCGGTCGGCTGGACGTGAAGGTCGAGCTGTCCGGCGGCATCCGGGACGACGAGTCCCTGGACCGTGCGCTGTCCACCGGCGCCGCCCGGCTCAACCTGGGCACCGCCGCGCTGGAGCAGCCGCAGTGGTGCGCGAAGGTGCTCGCCGAGCACGGTGAGCGGATCGCGATCGGGCTGGACGTCAAGATGATCGACGGCAGGCGCCGGGTCGCGTCCCGCGGCTGGACGGCCGACGGCGGCGACCTCTGGGAGACCCTCGCCCGTCTCGACGGCGACGGCGCCGCCCGCTACGTCGTCACCGACGTCTCCAAGGACGGCACCCTGACCGGTCCGAACGTCGAGCTGCTCACCGAGGTCGCGAACGCCACGAGCGCCCCGGTCGTCGCGTCGGGCGGCATCTCGGAGGTGTCCGACCTGGTCCGGCTGGCCGAGGTGGCGGCGAGCGGGGTGAACATCGAGGGCTCGATCATCGGCAAGGCGCTCTACGCCGGCCGGTTCACGCTGCCCGAGGCCCTCGATGCCGTGCGGAAGGTGGGCTGA
- the hisH gene encoding imidazole glycerol phosphate synthase subunit HisH has protein sequence MARIVVLDYGSGNLRSAERALERVGADVTVTSDFDTAAEADGLVVPGVGAFAACMRGLHEVRGPQLIGRRLAGGRPVLGICVGMQVMFERGVEFDEDTAGCGEWPGTVERIRADVLPHMGWNTVRAPEGSTLFAGLDAETRFYFVHSFGVRRWELQESHAIAPPTVTWTRHGEDVVAAVENGTLAATQFHPEKSGDAGATVLENWLKSIS, from the coding sequence GTGGCACGGATCGTCGTCCTCGACTACGGATCGGGAAATCTCCGCTCGGCCGAGCGGGCGCTGGAACGCGTCGGCGCGGACGTCACCGTCACCTCCGACTTCGACACCGCGGCCGAGGCCGACGGACTGGTCGTCCCGGGTGTCGGCGCGTTCGCGGCCTGCATGCGCGGCCTGCACGAGGTCCGCGGTCCGCAACTGATCGGGCGCCGCCTCGCCGGCGGTCGCCCGGTGCTCGGCATCTGCGTCGGGATGCAGGTGATGTTCGAGCGCGGCGTCGAGTTCGACGAGGACACCGCGGGTTGCGGGGAGTGGCCGGGCACCGTCGAACGGATCCGGGCGGACGTGCTGCCGCACATGGGCTGGAACACCGTCCGGGCCCCAGAGGGCAGCACCCTGTTCGCCGGCCTCGACGCAGAGACCCGTTTCTACTTCGTGCACTCGTTCGGCGTCCGGCGCTGGGAGCTCCAGGAGTCGCACGCGATCGCCCCGCCGACGGTGACCTGGACCCGGCACGGTGAGGACGTCGTCGCCGCCGTGGAGAACGGCACGCTCGCGGCGACCCAGTTCCACCCGGAGAAATCCGGCGACGCCGGCGCCACCGTCCTCGAGAACTGGCTGAAGTCGATCAGCTGA
- a CDS encoding sulfurtransferase yields MSPILPPLVSADDLAAAADRPDVLIVDASTRLATTAEGEPYQVTPDIEGFRTAHVPGAVFADIPGAFSDPAGRFSLTVPTAEQFAAAAGALGIGAGTHVVAYDTAGNAWATRFWWLLRAFGHDAVSVLDGGLAAWTAAGHPTESGEPAPASATFTPRPRPELIATTDEVRRLSTGDGPGVVVNALDPATYRGEQEISPYSRRGRIPGSTNLPLFELLDPATGRFLDKDGLAAKLHQAGILDAERTVTYCGGGIAATLPAFAAYVVSGAEVAVYDGSLSEWTADATLPVETG; encoded by the coding sequence GTGTCCCCGATCCTGCCCCCGCTCGTCTCCGCCGACGATCTCGCAGCCGCCGCTGACCGGCCCGACGTCCTGATCGTCGATGCCAGCACCCGGCTCGCCACCACCGCCGAGGGTGAGCCCTACCAGGTCACACCCGACATCGAGGGTTTCCGCACGGCGCACGTTCCCGGCGCGGTGTTCGCCGACATCCCCGGTGCGTTCTCCGACCCGGCCGGGCGGTTCTCGCTGACCGTCCCGACCGCCGAGCAGTTCGCCGCGGCGGCCGGGGCGCTGGGCATCGGCGCCGGCACACACGTCGTCGCCTACGACACCGCGGGCAACGCCTGGGCCACCCGGTTCTGGTGGTTGCTGCGCGCGTTCGGTCACGACGCGGTGTCCGTGCTCGACGGCGGGCTGGCGGCCTGGACCGCGGCCGGGCACCCGACGGAGTCCGGCGAGCCGGCCCCCGCATCCGCGACCTTCACCCCGCGCCCGCGGCCCGAGCTGATCGCCACCACCGACGAGGTGCGCCGGCTCAGCACCGGCGACGGTCCCGGTGTGGTGGTCAACGCCCTCGATCCGGCGACCTACCGGGGCGAGCAGGAGATCAGCCCCTACAGCCGTCGCGGACGCATCCCCGGCAGCACGAACCTGCCGCTGTTCGAGCTGCTCGACCCGGCCACCGGGCGGTTCCTCGACAAGGACGGGCTGGCCGCGAAGCTGCACCAGGCCGGCATCCTCGACGCCGAGCGGACGGTCACCTACTGCGGTGGCGGGATCGCCGCGACTCTCCCCGCGTTCGCCGCGTACGTCGTCAGCGGGGCGGAGGTCGCCGTCTACGACGGGTCGCTGTCGGAGTGGACGGCCGACGCCACGCTCCCGGTCGAGACCGGCTGA
- a CDS encoding ABC transporter permease has protein sequence MIAWANLRVRWRELLATVLAVGTGVALIGAVLLTASAARPPVQERFAATAALVVPPTVVASHTPRTDRRIPWSSAEADATAARLGTGPGVTGVVIDRSFPAVPMPGGRPAGDPEDRAGGHGIASLALGGYRIEGSAPRGPDEMVVGRDLGAGPGTTLPVLFADATRPMRVTGVTDGPGVYVADEVAARLAPGVRTIGVLGAVPPAPPGTTVLTGDDRGAVEPVQDSRLRHRGTQLLVALGLLTGVTTVVVVSAALSTTVDGRRRELGLLRAVGATPGQIRRTVLGEAALAGAAGALLGTAGGICLAPALHRLLVAAEAARGVEAVPPSVPSLAVAAAAGVLLSLGGGLAASRRAARAAPPGAVPGRTDGEPAGRSRTVGGCAALAVGAGMAVATAGAAGDDRVGLALGTGATLVIAAALLAPAVLGLLVRARRPARAAAIAAPVIVAVGFAVLIGGLTDTMAAAYPAERAAVLAGTVTVEQDAAPGLSDDTARALMVPGARVPLPTVLVVTGPAGPVAVDAVGTDGAVVPGTTVLSEPMADRLGVAAGDRLPARFADGTDVELRIAAVSAPDERRGDVAVARSDVRAHDPTALTDTAFLPVGAVPDRLPPGTVVRDAHAHAVAEYAIDARLTTVLALLLVAVSAGYGGLAAVNTVVTVVRTRRDDLALLGAVGATRGQLIGIVGAETGAAALLGAVLGVLVTAPPLAAVASGLAVATGQPVTAVVDPGTVFLAIGVCTVAAVGVAALSTGRATRREGPGGARWVSRSRPGAWRRPSTPTATRRRRRPPPR, from the coding sequence ATGATCGCCTGGGCGAACCTGCGTGTCCGCTGGCGGGAGCTGCTGGCGACGGTGCTCGCCGTCGGCACCGGGGTCGCGCTGATCGGTGCGGTACTGCTCACCGCGTCCGCCGCCCGGCCCCCGGTGCAGGAGCGTTTCGCAGCGACCGCGGCGCTGGTCGTGCCGCCGACGGTGGTGGCGTCGCACACCCCCCGGACGGATCGCCGGATCCCCTGGTCGTCCGCGGAGGCCGACGCGACGGCGGCCCGGCTGGGCACCGGACCGGGGGTGACCGGGGTGGTGATCGACCGATCGTTCCCGGCCGTCCCGATGCCCGGAGGCCGTCCGGCCGGTGATCCGGAGGACCGCGCGGGCGGGCACGGGATCGCGAGCCTCGCGCTGGGCGGGTACCGGATCGAGGGGAGCGCACCGCGCGGTCCGGACGAGATGGTTGTCGGGCGCGATCTCGGAGCCGGGCCGGGGACGACGCTGCCGGTGCTGTTCGCCGACGCGACCCGCCCGATGCGGGTCACCGGGGTGACCGACGGGCCGGGTGTGTACGTCGCCGACGAGGTGGCGGCCCGGCTCGCCCCCGGGGTCCGGACGATCGGGGTGCTGGGCGCCGTCCCACCGGCGCCGCCGGGGACGACCGTGCTGACCGGTGACGACCGGGGGGCCGTCGAGCCGGTGCAGGACTCCCGGCTGCGCCACCGGGGCACCCAGCTGCTCGTCGCACTCGGGCTGCTCACCGGGGTGACGACCGTCGTCGTCGTGTCGGCGGCGCTGTCGACCACCGTCGACGGCCGCCGCAGGGAGCTCGGGTTGCTGCGCGCCGTCGGTGCGACCCCGGGACAGATCCGGCGGACGGTGCTGGGGGAGGCCGCACTCGCCGGCGCCGCCGGGGCACTGCTCGGCACCGCCGGGGGTATCTGCCTGGCGCCGGCGCTGCACCGACTGCTCGTCGCGGCGGAGGCCGCCCGAGGAGTCGAGGCGGTCCCGCCGTCGGTGCCGTCGCTGGCCGTGGCCGCCGCGGCCGGAGTGCTGCTGTCGCTCGGCGGCGGTCTCGCCGCGTCCCGGCGGGCGGCGCGGGCCGCGCCGCCGGGGGCCGTCCCGGGCCGCACGGACGGCGAGCCGGCCGGCCGGTCGCGGACGGTCGGCGGATGCGCGGCGCTCGCCGTGGGGGCGGGGATGGCGGTCGCCACCGCGGGCGCCGCCGGCGACGACCGGGTAGGTCTCGCACTCGGAACCGGGGCGACACTGGTGATCGCGGCGGCGTTGCTGGCACCGGCCGTGCTCGGGCTGCTCGTGCGGGCCCGGCGGCCCGCCCGGGCGGCCGCGATCGCGGCGCCGGTGATCGTCGCCGTCGGGTTCGCGGTGCTGATCGGCGGATTGACGGACACGATGGCGGCCGCGTATCCCGCGGAGCGGGCGGCCGTGCTGGCCGGGACGGTGACCGTGGAGCAGGATGCCGCGCCGGGTCTGTCCGACGACACCGCCCGCGCCCTCATGGTGCCCGGCGCCCGCGTCCCGTTGCCCACCGTGCTCGTCGTGACCGGGCCGGCCGGACCGGTCGCGGTGGACGCGGTCGGGACCGACGGTGCGGTGGTCCCCGGCACGACGGTGCTGTCCGAGCCGATGGCGGACCGGCTCGGCGTCGCGGCCGGCGACCGGTTGCCCGCCCGATTCGCCGACGGGACCGACGTCGAACTGCGGATCGCGGCGGTGTCGGCGCCGGACGAGCGCCGCGGTGATGTCGCCGTCGCCCGGTCCGACGTCCGCGCACACGACCCGACGGCGCTCACCGACACCGCGTTCCTGCCGGTCGGTGCGGTGCCGGACCGGCTGCCGCCCGGGACGGTCGTCCGGGACGCCCACGCGCACGCCGTCGCCGAGTACGCGATCGACGCCCGCCTCACGACGGTGCTGGCGCTGCTGCTGGTCGCCGTCTCCGCCGGGTACGGCGGGCTCGCCGCCGTGAACACGGTCGTGACGGTCGTCCGGACCCGCCGGGACGATCTCGCGCTGCTCGGGGCGGTGGGCGCGACCCGCGGACAGCTGATCGGGATCGTCGGTGCCGAGACGGGCGCCGCGGCACTGCTCGGAGCGGTGCTGGGCGTGCTGGTCACGGCGCCGCCGCTGGCCGCGGTCGCGTCCGGGCTCGCGGTCGCCACCGGGCAGCCGGTGACGGCGGTCGTCGATCCCGGCACCGTGTTCCTCGCGATCGGGGTGTGCACGGTGGCGGCGGTGGGGGTGGCGGCGCTGTCGACGGGCCGGGCGACTCGCCGGGAGGGACCCGGCGGCGCCCGCTGGGTCAGCCGGTCTCGACCGGGAGCGTGGCGTCGGCCGTCCACTCCGACAGCGACCCGTCGTAGACGGCGACCTCCGCCCCGCTGA